One window of the Fusobacterium animalis 7_1 genome contains the following:
- a CDS encoding AbgT family transporter, whose product MNERKGIMGKIIAVSNRLPHPVTIFIIFSIIVGILSVIFSKMGVSVEIEAINRSTKQVELQTYSVKNLFDADGIRWIFEEAVPNFIGFAPLGVVLFFSLFFNFLNEVGLFPSFLKKSMQKIKGKYMSLFIAFLGVNSSFAGDIGYVLVIPIAGILYKQLKRNPIAGILLGFSSTSAGFAACLVSIDALLGGLSTSAMSIVNPNYIVTPLANSIFTFFYTFFITFIIAYVNDKFIEPKVNQYFPEELVDNSDIEDNFTELTNDENKGLKYAGIGFLVSIGIILLLSVPSGAPLRNPETGLLLLGWSPLLSAIIPVICLIFFIPGIFYGIATKKIKNDKDLMTLLFKSLDGFGAFIVLCFFSSIFISWFSYSQLGIIIAAKGGQFLSEIGLTRIPLMIVFILFCSFINLFIGSMSSKYVLIAPIFLPMLYKMGVSPELSQLAYRLGDSATNIISPLMSFFPLVLIYCNKYNKKFGFGDLLAYMMPHAIVILITSIIFFGIWLLFNLPIGFNTVNFF is encoded by the coding sequence ATGAATGAACGAAAAGGTATTATGGGAAAAATAATAGCTGTGTCAAATCGTTTACCACATCCAGTTACTATTTTTATTATTTTTTCTATTATTGTTGGAATTTTATCTGTAATATTTTCAAAAATGGGAGTTTCTGTGGAAATTGAAGCTATCAATCGTTCAACAAAACAGGTTGAACTTCAAACTTATTCAGTAAAAAACCTATTTGATGCTGATGGTATCAGATGGATATTTGAAGAAGCTGTTCCAAACTTTATAGGTTTTGCACCTTTAGGTGTCGTTTTATTCTTTTCACTTTTCTTTAATTTTTTAAATGAAGTTGGTTTATTTCCAAGTTTTTTAAAAAAATCTATGCAAAAAATTAAAGGGAAATATATGTCATTATTTATTGCATTTTTAGGAGTTAATTCTTCTTTTGCAGGAGATATAGGCTATGTCCTTGTTATTCCAATAGCTGGAATTTTATATAAACAATTAAAAAGAAATCCAATAGCTGGAATATTATTAGGCTTTTCTTCAACTTCAGCAGGATTTGCAGCTTGTTTAGTATCTATTGATGCTCTTCTTGGAGGACTTTCTACATCTGCTATGAGTATTGTCAATCCAAATTATATTGTAACTCCTTTGGCTAACTCAATTTTTACATTTTTCTATACATTTTTTATAACTTTTATAATTGCATATGTAAATGATAAATTTATTGAACCTAAGGTCAATCAATATTTTCCAGAAGAATTAGTTGATAATTCTGATATAGAAGATAATTTTACAGAATTAACTAATGATGAAAATAAAGGTTTAAAATATGCAGGGATTGGATTTTTAGTTTCAATAGGAATTATCCTTTTATTATCTGTTCCAAGTGGAGCACCTCTTAGAAATCCTGAAACTGGGCTTTTACTTTTAGGTTGGAGTCCTCTTTTATCTGCTATAATTCCTGTTATATGTCTAATATTTTTTATTCCTGGAATATTCTATGGTATAGCAACAAAAAAAATAAAAAATGATAAAGATTTAATGACTTTACTTTTTAAATCATTAGATGGCTTTGGAGCATTTATAGTCTTATGTTTCTTTTCATCTATCTTTATATCTTGGTTTTCTTATTCACAATTAGGAATAATAATAGCTGCCAAAGGTGGACAATTTTTATCTGAAATTGGATTAACAAGGATACCACTTATGATAGTATTTATATTATTTTGTTCTTTTATAAATTTATTCATAGGTTCTATGAGTAGTAAATATGTTCTAATTGCTCCAATTTTCTTACCTATGTTGTATAAAATGGGAGTTTCTCCTGAATTATCACAATTGGCTTATAGACTTGGAGACTCTGCTACAAATATAATTTCTCCACTTATGAGTTTCTTTCCACTTGTTTTAATTTATTGTAATAAATATAATAAAAAATTTGGATTTGGTGATTTATTGGCATATATGATGCCTCATGCTATTGTAATTTTGATAACTAGTATAATATTCTTTGGAATATGGCTATTATTTAATCTTCCTATTGGATTTAATACTGTAAACTTTTTTTAA
- a CDS encoding MurR/RpiR family transcriptional regulator — translation MNEIHKLYKKNYAKLTKTEKRIAEFISKNPKKLITLSALELGKELGVSDASVLRFSKNIGFNKFSDFKNYVALELSEGNLNERIVKNWNNFTSENDLANKIINADLRNIQDFLLNIDFELIERLIDLIEKSKKIYILGIGASRAIAQFMFWHIKRLGYSSECIIEGGFGLYETISKIKKEELLILFAFPKFLNDEINTLKVIKEKKAKSVVITSSLFSEISFLGDIVFRVPIQNNAFLNSYMVPMEFCNIVLTSLFEKNKDKIYEEWKKNNNIKKFLFVQEN, via the coding sequence ATGAATGAAATACATAAACTATATAAAAAGAATTATGCTAAGTTAACAAAAACAGAAAAAAGAATAGCAGAATTTATATCAAAAAATCCTAAAAAATTAATTACTTTATCTGCACTGGAACTAGGAAAAGAGCTTGGAGTAAGTGATGCTTCTGTTTTAAGATTTTCTAAAAATATTGGTTTTAATAAATTTAGTGATTTTAAAAATTATGTAGCTCTTGAGCTAAGCGAAGGAAATTTGAATGAGAGAATAGTAAAAAATTGGAATAATTTTACTTCTGAAAATGACCTTGCTAATAAAATTATAAATGCAGATTTAAGAAATATTCAAGATTTTCTGTTGAATATAGATTTTGAATTGATAGAAAGATTAATTGATTTGATAGAAAAAAGTAAGAAGATATATATTTTAGGGATAGGTGCTAGTAGAGCCATAGCACAGTTTATGTTTTGGCATATCAAACGATTAGGCTATAGTAGTGAATGTATAATTGAAGGGGGATTTGGGTTATATGAAACGATATCTAAAATAAAGAAAGAAGAATTGCTTATTTTATTTGCATTCCCTAAATTTTTAAATGATGAAATCAACACACTAAAAGTTATTAAAGAAAAAAAAGCTAAAAGTGTTGTTATAACAAGCAGCTTATTCTCAGAAATTAGTTTTTTAGGAGATATTGTTTTTAGAGTTCCTATTCAAAATAATGCTTTTTTAAATTCATATATGGTTCCCATGGAATTTTGTAATATAGTGCTTACAAGTCTTTTTGAGAAAAATAAAGATAAAATTTATGAAGAGTGGAAAAAAAATAATAATATAAAAAAGTTTCTATTTGTTCAAGAAAATTAA
- a CDS encoding PBECR4 domain-containing protein has product MSKEKTYKVQELFEWYKKFENMDIKIQGNIKEFDIEIRDKYLPHLLGLQYINSNDNNIKGKRLYSYIKDNNLNDQEILNRVEQNYGPGKRKDISNRIETFPEFLKNLEEGIIVEKTLATKMNVNYLIIQNKDDEFYHLGILSGSNGALLVDFENIEDKREKDFLKTYFVESNKEYFKGTDIAEPIKSIERYDEKEKIYVPFSFDEEKNEKLLKQFYSEKEEDFSIPKKLKIKNKEFER; this is encoded by the coding sequence ATGTCTAAAGAAAAAACATATAAAGTTCAAGAGTTATTTGAATGGTATAAAAAGTTTGAGAATATGGATATTAAAATACAAGGAAATATAAAAGAATTTGATATAGAAATTCGTGATAAATATTTACCACATTTACTAGGGTTACAGTATATAAATAGCAATGACAATAATATAAAAGGAAAAAGGTTATATTCCTATATAAAAGATAATAATTTAAATGATCAAGAAATTTTAAATAGAGTAGAACAAAATTATGGTCCTGGAAAAAGGAAAGATATATCTAATAGAATAGAAACATTTCCAGAGTTTTTAAAAAATTTAGAAGAAGGCATTATTGTTGAAAAAACATTAGCAACCAAAATGAATGTTAATTATTTAATAATCCAAAATAAAGATGATGAATTTTATCATTTAGGAATTTTAAGTGGAAGTAATGGAGCATTATTAGTAGATTTTGAAAATATAGAAGATAAAAGAGAAAAGGATTTTTTAAAAACATATTTTGTAGAATCTAATAAAGAATATTTTAAAGGTACCGATATTGCTGAGCCAATAAAAAGTATTGAAAGATATGATGAAAAAGAAAAAATATATGTTCCGTTTTCTTTTGATGAGGAAAAGAATGAGAAATTATTAAAACAATTTTACTCAGAAAAAGAGGAAGATTTTAGTATTCCAAAAAAGTTAAAAATTAAGAATAAAGAATTTGAAAGATAA
- a CDS encoding toxin-antitoxin system YwqK family antitoxin, which produces MKFKEFLYQKFIKKIFKDYLTEDFQNKTEEKFSIKKIVDNHEFLENFYGTDYIYSSSKSKDSKIKKWTYYFKNSKNIFKILLHSILIAEYYPNGNLKSKVVDKETTEFYYLSGEIEKIILNPKLINKTQKINYIYTFYKSGQLKEAFKTIDDIKLGLYRKFREDGIPVTEAFYNKDGVLEGTLIYYHDNGKLKETIDYYKGHKQGYSKEFYKSGQLKEVNLWNKDNCIKSLIKYYEDGKEK; this is translated from the coding sequence ATGAAATTTAAAGAATTTTTATATCAAAAATTTATAAAAAAAATATTTAAAGATTATCTTACAGAAGATTTTCAGAATAAAACAGAAGAAAAATTTTCTATAAAAAAAATAGTTGATAATCATGAGTTTTTAGAAAATTTTTATGGAACAGATTATATTTATTCTTCCAGTAAATCAAAAGATTCAAAAATTAAAAAATGGACCTATTATTTTAAAAATTCAAAAAATATTTTTAAAATTTTATTACATTCTATACTTATTGCTGAATATTATCCTAATGGAAATTTAAAAAGTAAAGTTGTAGATAAAGAAACTACTGAATTTTATTATTTAAGTGGTGAAATAGAGAAAATTATTTTAAATCCAAAACTTATAAATAAAACACAAAAAATTAATTATATTTATACTTTTTATAAAAGTGGCCAGCTCAAAGAAGCTTTTAAAACTATTGATGATATAAAATTAGGTTTGTATAGAAAGTTTAGGGAAGATGGTATTCCCGTTACAGAAGCTTTCTATAATAAAGATGGTGTTCTTGAAGGTACTCTTATTTATTACCATGACAATGGTAAATTAAAAGAAACAATAGACTATTATAAAGGTCATAAACAAGGCTATTCAAAAGAATTTTATAAAAGTGGCCAGCTCAAAGAAGTTAATCTTTGGAATAAAGATAATTGTATAAAAAGTTTAATTAAATATTATGAAGATGGAAAGGAAAAATAG
- a CDS encoding DNA topoisomerase — MQLIIAEKKELAEDISKAIPGTKNNKGLQIEVGDYVICWVGGHILKLKDPEDIDPELKKWQLDKLPIYFEKWEKSIIKNKSSLFKNLKELIKKADIIIHAGDPDDEGQYLIDEIFEYLNCKKQVKRLLINDNSLEAVKRAFNKMENNNKFISLGNAAKARSIADIVLGINLSRFFTLTNKDKITLTVGRVQTPTLALVVNRDFEIENHVKEKYYDFMLNVDLKKFVINFKYYTQERITNKEDLEKIINKISDKNGIITISKKIVNNPPPLPFNLNNLQVEANNKFGYDVDKVLEITQALRDKFRAITYNRSECQYLTDEHFKKAPKLVPEALKRFEGKFKVDLSEENKSRCFNDKKVKVHYGIIPTYKPELDFDKFSEEEKNIYLLIVKRYLIQFMEKTKVKKTELLLEIEDEIFKKNFSTILDPGYRNFYFEIEENENNEEDEELSFDIPEGKFNFPVKKDDLNIIEKETKPKSRYTQASLIKDMNNIAKYVKNEKIKEILKLKDEGKDGLNGSIGTSATQASIISGLLKRGYLEEKGKNIYSTKLARDFLKILPEPLKTPDSTAIWWLIQEEIKIGNAKIEDLTLRVLGEVKNIINGHNKIIN; from the coding sequence ATGCAACTTATAATAGCTGAAAAAAAAGAATTAGCTGAAGATATTTCTAAAGCTATTCCAGGAACAAAAAATAATAAAGGACTTCAAATAGAAGTGGGGGATTATGTAATTTGTTGGGTTGGAGGACATATTTTAAAATTAAAAGATCCTGAAGATATAGATCCTGAATTAAAAAAATGGCAATTAGATAAACTTCCAATATATTTTGAAAAATGGGAAAAATCTATAATTAAAAATAAAAGTTCTCTTTTTAAAAATTTAAAGGAATTAATAAAAAAAGCTGATATAATAATACATGCAGGAGATCCTGATGATGAAGGACAATATTTGATTGATGAAATTTTTGAATATTTAAATTGTAAAAAGCAAGTAAAAAGGTTACTAATTAATGATAATAGCTTAGAAGCTGTAAAAAGAGCTTTTAATAAAATGGAGAATAATAATAAATTTATTTCACTAGGAAATGCAGCAAAAGCTCGAAGTATTGCTGATATAGTTTTAGGAATAAATTTAAGTAGATTTTTTACTTTAACTAATAAAGATAAAATAACATTGACAGTTGGAAGAGTTCAAACACCAACTTTAGCCCTTGTAGTTAATAGAGATTTTGAAATTGAAAACCATGTAAAAGAAAAATACTATGATTTTATGTTAAATGTTGATTTAAAAAAATTTGTAATAAATTTCAAATATTACACACAAGAAAGAATTACTAATAAAGAAGATTTAGAAAAAATTATAAATAAAATATCAGATAAAAATGGAATTATAACTATTTCAAAGAAAATTGTTAATAATCCTCCACCTTTACCTTTTAATTTAAATAACCTACAAGTTGAAGCTAATAATAAGTTTGGCTATGATGTAGATAAGGTTCTGGAAATAACACAAGCTTTAAGAGATAAATTTAGGGCTATTACATATAATAGATCTGAATGTCAATACTTAACTGATGAGCATTTTAAAAAAGCTCCAAAATTAGTTCCTGAAGCATTAAAAAGATTTGAAGGGAAGTTTAAAGTTGATTTATCTGAAGAAAATAAAAGTAGATGCTTTAATGATAAAAAGGTAAAAGTTCACTATGGTATTATTCCTACTTATAAACCTGAATTAGATTTTGATAAATTTTCTGAAGAAGAAAAAAATATTTATTTATTGATTGTAAAGAGATACCTAATACAATTTATGGAGAAAACAAAAGTCAAAAAAACAGAACTTTTATTAGAGATAGAAGATGAAATTTTTAAGAAAAATTTTTCCACTATTTTAGATCCTGGATATAGAAATTTTTACTTTGAAATTGAAGAAAACGAAAATAATGAGGAAGATGAAGAACTTTCTTTTGATATTCCAGAGGGTAAATTTAACTTTCCTGTTAAAAAAGATGATTTAAATATCATTGAAAAAGAAACTAAACCTAAAAGTCGTTATACACAAGCTTCTTTAATAAAAGATATGAATAATATTGCAAAATATGTTAAAAATGAAAAAATTAAAGAAATTTTAAAACTTAAAGATGAAGGAAAAGATGGATTAAATGGAAGTATTGGTACAAGTGCAACACAAGCATCTATAATAAGTGGACTTTTAAAAAGAGGTTATCTTGAAGAAAAAGGAAAAAATATTTACTCAACTAAATTAGCTAGAGACTTTCTTAAAATATTACCTGAACCTTTAAAAACTCCTGATTCAACAGCGATATGGTGGCTAATTCAAGAAGAAATTAAAATAGGTAATGCAAAGATTGAGGATTTAACATTAAGAGTACTGGGAGAAGTTAAAAATATTATAAATGGTCATAACAAAATTATTAATTAA
- a CDS encoding type II toxin-antitoxin system PemK/MazF family toxin → MKKFNRIFKRLLKQFKKLISADEYTRLLKYIIFLISKNKKIIVNKNRNSSPVIACKRGEIFLVNFGFGIGSEFRYTHYCVVITVDRNDVIVVPFTSKINNSNLTVNLGVINSIQDPNDPLPKTSYALIKAIRSIDRTRLMRPRNNGQIIYPKLTANQLTLIDNIIKKYLIY, encoded by the coding sequence ATGAAAAAATTTAATAGAATTTTTAAAAGATTATTAAAACAGTTTAAAAAGCTGATTTCTGCTGATGAGTACACAAGACTACTTAAATATATAATTTTTCTAATATCTAAAAATAAAAAAATTATAGTAAATAAGAATAGAAACAGTTCACCTGTAATTGCATGTAAAAGAGGGGAAATTTTTTTAGTAAATTTTGGATTTGGTATAGGAAGTGAATTTAGGTACACTCATTATTGTGTAGTTATTACAGTAGACAGAAATGATGTGATAGTTGTTCCTTTTACTTCAAAAATAAATAATTCAAATTTAACTGTTAATTTAGGGGTAATTAATAGCATTCAAGACCCTAATGATCCTCTTCCTAAAACATCTTACGCTTTAATTAAAGCAATTAGAAGTATTGATCGTACTAGATTAATGAGACCTAGAAATAATGGACAAATAATATATCCAAAATTAACAGCAAATCAATTAACATTAATTGATAACATTATCAAAAAATATTTAATTTATTGA